DNA from Acidimicrobiales bacterium:
GCGCACAGCAACGGCACGTCGCCCAGCCCGATGGCGCGGGCCGCGGCGGCCGGGAAGGCGGCGTGGATGTCGTCGGTGGCCGTGAAGACGACGCTGATCAAGTCGTCCTTGTCGACGGCGTTGCGGTCGAGCATGGCGTCGACCAGCGCTTGCACGCGTTCGTTGATCTGCTCGACGGTGTCGTCGTCGACCGTGGTCGCGCCGCGTAACGCTCGGACTGCCGGGGGCACGGGCCGAGACTCTAGTGGTCGCCTCCGAGCGCCCGGACCTCCTCAAGGGTCAGCGCACGCCACTCGCCGGGCTTGAGCCGGCGGTCTGTGAGCGGCCCGATGCGGATGCGCACGAGGCGGGTCACCGGGTGGCCGACCGCCTCGCACATGCGGCGGACCTGGCGGTTGCGGCCCTCGTGGATGGTGATGCGCAGGACGTTGGTGTCGCCCAAGGCGACCTTGGCGGGCGCCGTCATGCCGTCTTCGAGTTCGACGCCTTCGCGCAGGCGCCGCACCTCGGCGGGCGTCGGGTGGCCTTCGACCTCGGCCACGTACTCCTTTTCCACGCCGAAGCTCGGATGGGTGAGCCGGTGGGTGAGCTCGCCGTCGTTGGTCAGCAGCAACAGCCCCTCGGTGTCGGCGTCGAGGCGGCCCACGGGGAACACGCGGGGCTCGTCGGGCACCAGTTCGACCACGGTGGGGCGGCCGTGCGTGTCGGCTGCGGTGGTGACGACCCCGCGGGGCTTGTTCAGCACGTAGTAGACGAGGCCCGGCTTGATGCCCACGGGGTGCCCGTCGACCTCCACCCGGTCGGTGTCGAGGTCGACCCGCCTGCCGAGCACGGCCACCTCGCCGTTGACGGTGACCCGCTCCTCGGCGATGAGGTCCTCGCACACCCGCCGGCTGCCGAACCCAACTCGGGCCAGGACCTTCTGCAGCCGCTCCCCCTCCCCGTCGGCGAGGGGCGTCACGCGTCCGGGCGCAGGCCTTGTTCCAGCGCCTCGACCACCTCGGCGCCGGGGACGAACTCGCCCAGCGGGGGCAGGTCGTCGAGCGAGTCGAGGCCCAGCTTCTCCAGGAACAGCCGGCTGGTGCCGTACAGCACCGCTTGGCCAGGGCCGGGGTCGCGGGCCACCTCTTCCACGTAGCCCCGCTGCTGCAAGGTGCGCATGACGCCGTCGACGTTCACGCCTCGGATGGCCGACACCTGCGCCCGCGACACCGGCTGCTTGTAGGCCACGATGGCCAGCGTCTCCAGGGCGGCGGCCGAGAGGCGGGCGGTCTGGCCTTCGAGCACGAACCGCTCCACGTAGGCGGCCATGTCGGGGTGGCTCTGGAAGCGGTAGCCGCCCGCCACCCGCACCAGGACGAAGCCCCGATTGTCGGACTCGTAGGCGGCAGCCAGCGCGGCGCACATCTCGTCGACCCGCGCCGGGGTGACTTCGAGGAGCTGGGCCAACAGGCCCGGTTCGATGGGCTCCTCGGCCACCATCAAGATGGCCTCGATGGCCCGAAGCTCTTCCTGCAGCATCAACTAGCCCGCGTACTCCTCGACGGCCAGCGACTCCAGCGTGACCGCGGCGTCGCCCAGCCAGGTGACGGTGAGGTCGCCGAAGCTCTCGGTCTGGTCGAGGTCGACCAGGCCCTCCTTGTAGAGCTCGAGCACCGCGAGGAAGCGCACGATCACGGCCAGGCGCTCGGCCAGGTCCTGCGTCAGGTGGCGGAAGGTGATGACGCCCACGCGGGGCAGCTCGTCGACCAGTTCCTCCACCGCGTCGCGCACGCTGGCCCGGATGGGGGCCACGTGGTCAAGGTCGACCCGGGGCTGGGGCTTGGGCACCATGGCCCGCAGGAAGGCGGCCTTGAGGTCGTCGGGGGTGACGCCCGCCAGCACGTCGGGCACCAGGCTGAGGAAGCGCTCCTCCATGCCTGCCCGACGGGGGTGCGAGCGCTCGGCGGTGCCCGCCAGCGACTGCAGCGC
Protein-coding regions in this window:
- the aroH gene encoding chorismate mutase, whose amino-acid sequence is MPPAVRALRGATTVDDDTVEQINERVQALVDAMLDRNAVDKDDLISVVFTATDDIHAAFPAAAARAIGLGDVPLLCARELDVVGGTPRCIRVLMHLTTERARNELHHVYLEGARGLRDDLPE
- a CDS encoding pseudouridine synthase — translated: MTPLADGEGERLQKVLARVGFGSRRVCEDLIAEERVTVNGEVAVLGRRVDLDTDRVEVDGHPVGIKPGLVYYVLNKPRGVVTTAADTHGRPTVVELVPDEPRVFPVGRLDADTEGLLLLTNDGELTHRLTHPSFGVEKEYVAEVEGHPTPAEVRRLREGVELEDGMTAPAKVALGDTNVLRITIHEGRNRQVRRMCEAVGHPVTRLVRIRIGPLTDRRLKPGEWRALTLEEVRALGGDH
- the scpB gene encoding SMC-Scp complex subunit ScpB, with translation MLQEELRAIEAILMVAEEPIEPGLLAQLLEVTPARVDEMCAALAAAYESDNRGFVLVRVAGGYRFQSHPDMAAYVERFVLEGQTARLSAAALETLAIVAYKQPVSRAQVSAIRGVNVDGVMRTLQQRGYVEEVARDPGPGQAVLYGTSRLFLEKLGLDSLDDLPPLGEFVPGAEVVEALEQGLRPDA
- a CDS encoding ScpA family protein, producing MSYEVQTPVFEGPFDLLLHLITREQVELYDISISTIVDAYLAHLTAMEHLDLDVATEFLLIAATLIELKTRRLLPGRDDIDLDEEFALWEERDLLLARLLECKTFKDAAEALQSLAGTAERSHPRRAGMEERFLSLVPDVLAGVTPDDLKAAFLRAMVPKPQPRVDLDHVAPIRASVRDAVEELVDELPRVGVITFRHLTQDLAERLAVIVRFLAVLELYKEGLVDLDQTESFGDLTVTWLGDAAVTLESLAVEEYAG